The nucleotide sequence aaggagttGAGGGCTGCCGAGGCGgctgcggcagccaaggtagAGTCAAAGGCTGCATCTTCCACCAAGAAGGCGGCAAAGAAGAGCTCTGCTGCCAGGGAAAGCACAGACGAGGATGTCGAGATGGCCGATGCTGGTGATGATGAGGAGGCTCCCGCTCCGGAGAAGAAGACCTccaagaagcgcaaggctGAGGAAGAGGCTGCCGTAAGTTTCGTCTGACAGGTTACTGATTTTGTGCTGCTTGCGCTAACATTGGATCGCTTCAGACTCCTCAGAGGGCAGAATCGGTCAAGAAGCCCAAGATAAAGCTCACCACCAGCTCTACTCCTAAGACGGCTAACGGCGCCTCCACACCCAAGTCTGCCCAGCCCGCATCAGAGGCGAAGCccaaggcggccaaggctAAGAAGCCAGCGGCGGAGAAGAAGGTCGAGAAGGCGGAGCCAGTGGTACCAAAAGAGCCGGAGCTCTCTCCGGAGGAGAAGCATCAACGAAAAGAGGTTCGTAGCGGCATCTTTCAGTGCTGTGGCTCAAAATTGTAACTCCGGGAGCATGACTAACAAGCTACGCGCGTAACAGAAAGAGGTCCTGTTCCTTCGTCACAAGCTCCAAAAGGGACTCTTGACGCGTGATCAAGAGCCCAAGGAGGCTGAGATGAAGACCATGTCGGAATTCATCACCAAGCTCGAGGGCTTCCCAGACCTCGAAGTCAGCATCATTCGGGCAACCAAGATCAACAAGGTGCTCAAGGCGATCCTCAAGCTGGAGAACATccccaaggaggaggagtTCAAGTTTAAGCCAAGGTCACAGTCGCTCCTGGACAAGTGGAACAAGCTGCtggccggcgacgggggttcCGGTTCGGCCAACGGGGTCAACGGAGCTTCCAAGAAGTCTGCCACTGGTACCAGCGAATCCAAGGCGGACAAGAGTGACAAGAGCGACAAGAGCGAGACCAAGTCTGAGCCAGCAAGCGCAAATGGACTCAAAGAGAATGGTGACTCAAAGAAGGAGGCCACGCCAGCCAAGGCCGAGGAGCCAGCGACCAAGAGTGAAGAGCCATCTGTAGAAGCAGAGAATGACAGTGAGGCAAAAGAGGTGAGCTGAGTTTCCTACCAACCTCGTTAGAAAGCACGCAATACTGACATTTCTGCAGGAGGATACCAAGCCCACAGAGGCCGTCGAGGCAGCTGCTTGAGTGTGATGAACAAgaatgaaaaaaaggaacaccaaccaaaaaagaagcataaTAATTTGTCATCACAGATGCTTTCAtggcttttttccttctccttATTTTTTGAACCAACGTCAGCTATTTCACTTCATCGGGGTCTGTAAAAACAAATGATATTTGCGCGTTTTGACCAGAgcactctttcttttttttatcataTTCATGCCCGCTTAGAGCCCTCGTTCGTCTTTTTACGGTCACCAGAGAAAATTGGGAGGTAAGGAACCTTTTgtgggtgcgtttgtgttgTGGGAGTTGTGTTGAGAGAGCGCGACAAGAAAGAGACAGACTCACGATCTGCCCTGGTTCCTGACCGTTTGGCGGCCTTGCTTTCCAATTGGCTTGTCAATGTCTCTCTTGTTCTTTTCTCTATCTTCTTATTGGCGTTTTTATCTCACTCCATCTGTCGGGTGAGCTGTGACGCGAGACCAGATCACTCTTGTGGGAGACatactttttgttctttcatGGGCATTTCGGGATACGGATGATACGGTTTTGCTCGTGGGACTCAAGGGAGACTTGTGTTCATTGGGGACCTCGTACGCCTAGCAAGGACCCACAGAGCGGACATTGGCATGTTTGTGGGACGGGGTATATTCAGGGAGAAGCAGGATGGAATGAGATCCATAAGGAGGAGTACTGGACGGACTTTACAAAAGACATCATTGAGGTGATCGATGGCTCAAGTCTCCTAGGGATCGATCAAACGACTTTTTTTCTCACTTGTTTgtgttctttttcttttcctctaaAATGAATGACATGGTGGATTTTATGGGAGGCAAAAATCAGATTTGTCTTTTGGGAGGGTGAGAAAACAGGCGAGCATCAGAGATGGGGACTGTCCTACAGAGGGCACTACGAAGTGCTCTCTTGAGAGCGGCATGGTCCTCCTCTCAAGGAAGCGAGCTGAGGCTGTTTGGCTAGACATTTTTTCCCTCCGTTCTTATTTTTCTGTTTTCCCTTGTTTTGTTACTTAACAAACAAAAGCTCGTGGCCTATGAGATGATACAGGTTATTGTTGGGAGCAAGTTTGGCTTTTGATATATCACATATAACTGGTTTTCGTTTGAGGGactctgatttttttttctctttttttttctctttttaaTCCGACGACTCTGCAAAGGGTGAAAATAAAAATTGCAAGTTAACGTGTTTAATGGTAAAAGTACGCCCGGTAAGGTATTGCTTTTTGCGGCATCAAGGGCTGTAGTGATCCCCTAAAGGAGTGAAGGGCAGTTGTCAATTAGTGGCCCGTGCTCATCGACTCTAGGTTCATCACTGCAGCGACTTGAGCGCATTCAATCAAATCAACAGCCCAGCAGCATCTCATCGAAATATTCActaagaaagaaagaaaagtcgagtaaaaaaataaaacactACTTTTGAGATTGAACCGTATCTATCAGGCTGCAAACCTGGCCACTTTACCGACTGCCACCAGCAAAAATATTGTAATCTTTGTCCTAATCAGAAAATGGCGTCCGTTTTGGACGAGGAAGAGCATCAGGTAAGTAGGTGTTGGGTCAACTTGACGCGCTAAAGCGATATATAAGACCTGGGAGCCTTTTGAGCAACCCCCGGTATAATACATGCACTTCAACTTACCTCATGTGCTGATGTGGAACGGAATCTCTCCAACTAAAGACGGCGTACATTTTTACTCCCCTGGAGgaagccgcagcagcaagcAGCGCACCCCGGCCGCCCAAACGACGAAAAGTCgaatcggcggcggcggcatcagGCACACAGGACCAGGACGGTGCTGCCACCGCACCGCCCAACGGCGACGTCAACGCTCCAGCCTCTCTGTTCGTCCCGCTCCTCGGCGGCGCAGAACCCGCCGAGTGCGTGGCGGCCCGCGCGGCGCTCTTCGAGGCCAGCTGGGCGCGCGTCGACGGTGCCGTGCAGCGGGTTCTGCGCAAGGCGAACGCGTCAACACTAGAGCAGGTGTGTGGGTTTGTCGACCAGCacagcggtgccggcagcagcagcgacgacgacgggatCCCGGCTGCGTTCATCGTGACGGGGCCAAACGTCTCGTCGCAGGACCTTTTATTCTCGCAGCTGGACGAGCGGCTACGCGCTGACGGCGGCGGGGCGGGCTTCGTGCGTGTTGGTTCCGGTGAGGCGGCGAACCTCAAGGCCGTGCTCAAGAAGATCATCCGCGGCGTGTGTGCGTGCAGGGCTGGGGAAGGGGATGCCGGGGATGATTTGGAGCTTgcgacgtcgtcgtcctcgcggAGAAAGTACCTCGACTATGACCTCGAGGCGCTGCACGTGTTTCTCAAGTCGAACCACCAGGACAACTCGGCCACCCCCGGCGGGAGGAACAGCAGGCGCGTCTGCGTAGCCTTTGAGGACAGCGAGGGTTTCGACAGCGGCCTGCTGTCGGACCTGATTGCGCTCATGAGCTCGTGGCGCGACCGCATCCGCTTCGTGCTGCTGTTTGGCGTCGGCACCTCGGTCGAGCTGCTGCAGGCCCGGCTGTTGCGCTCGACGCACCGGCAGCTCCGCGGCGCGCAGTTCGACGTCGTCGGCACCTCCACCATCCTCGATCAGGTCGTCAGGGCGTGCCTCGAGCAGGCGGACGAAGGTGTGGTGCTCGGCCCGGCGTTCCTGGCTGCGCTGCTTGAGAGGCAGGTGGAGCATGTTGCGAGCGTGCAGATGTTTGTCAATTCTGTCAAGGTGAGATGATTTACTTTTGGCCCCATTTGTCCTTGTGCCAGTCTTTCAACAGCGTTTGCTAATCCGAAACTATGACATCTCGACGCTAGTTTGCCTACATGTGTCACTTCTACGCAAACCCTTTGAGCTTTCTCCTAGCGGATGGACAGGAACACCTCATTCGGCCTGAGCATGTAGAGGCAGTTCGCAACCTGGGCTCATTTCGTGACGAGGTCGAAGACGCAGTGGATGAGGGTGGCTCTCAGCTTGCCCATGCACGCTCGCTTCTAGAGGACGAGAACTACATTCGTACCCATATTCAAGAGCATATGGCCAAACGGAGGGCATGGGTGAGGAAGCTGTCTCGGTCTTTGCAGCTCATCGTTGATGGGGGCTTGACTGCTACTGAATTCACGTCTTTGTATGTATCTGCTGTGGCTAATGGTCTAGACCTGGCAGCGAGACAGATTGGTGTCATTGATACCATCAGGGCCATGTCTCCAGAGGAGTTGATAGCTGCTCTGGAAAAGCTCACAAGTCTCGTCAAGGCCGAGGTCGCCGATGGAGCCCAGACTAGCGACAATGAGGGCGCCGCTGCCGAATCATCTGCTGCACTATTCATACAAAGCCTGGACACTATTCGCAGCTTACAGGCACGCGCGGAGGACAATGATACGACGCTGCGGAGCAAGTACAGCACCCAGGGAAGAATATTAAGAACGACAGTTGTGGCCCAAAAGGTGCAGCTAAGCCGCGACAGTGCCGCGCTGACAGAGGACGACAAAGAATACAGCGACGTGATGGACCGGCTGACAGATCATCTCGTGGCTGTCCTCTCGTGCCAAGCCGCTGACGAGCTCTTTCTCCACGAGGCCTGGCTCTACGACTCGGAATCTCCCCACGGCGCCGTCTTTGTGCCCACGCCAGGCGTCACCACCGAGAGGGCGCTCGCCAGGCCCCACGACTACctctcctgctcctgctgccCTGCCAATGGTGGGCTTGCCccgaccctgcccgccgCCTCGATCCTCTACCACCTGTACCAGGAGGCCGGACCTCTGGTCAACGTGGCCGATCTCTGGACTGCGTTTTCTGCGCTCGTCGTCGGGGAAGAGGAAGATgctgaggacgacgagggcaagggcaaggagcgCAATGCTTTGGTGCTCTTCTATCGCGGCCTTGCCGAGCTGCGTGCGATGGGCTTTGTTCAGTCgaccaagaaaaaggaagatcACATTGCGAAGCTCAAGTGGCTTTGAGGAAGGGTTCTGCGCGTATGAGGCCTTTTTTTGGGGAGGTGTTTTTACCAGTAAATCGCCAGCTCACGGTTTGAAGCTTTGTTAGTTCTTAAGTTGTCTGCTTCGAGTTACT is from Pyricularia oryzae 70-15 chromosome 2, whole genome shotgun sequence and encodes:
- a CDS encoding origin recognition complex subunit, which translates into the protein MASVLDEEEHQTAYIFTPLEEAAAASSAPRPPKRRKVESAAAASGTQDQDGAATAPPNGDVNAPASLFVPLLGGAEPAECVAARAALFEASWARVDGAVQRVLRKANASTLEQVCGFVDQHSGAGSSSDDDGIPAAFIVTGPNVSSQDLLFSQLDERLRADGGGAGFVRVGSGEAANLKAVLKKIIRGVCACRAGEGDAGDDLELATSSSSRRKYLDYDLEALHVFLKSNHQDNSATPGGRNSRRVCVAFEDSEGFDSGLLSDLIALMSSWRDRIRFVLLFGVGTSVELLQARLLRSTHRQLRGAQFDVVGTSTILDQVVRACLEQADEGVVLGPAFLAALLERQVEHVASVQMFVNSVKFAYMCHFYANPLSFLLADGQEHLIRPEHVEAVRNLGSFRDEVEDAVDEGGSQLAHARSLLEDENYIRTHIQEHMAKRRAWVRKLSRSLQLIVDGGLTATEFTSLYVSAVANGLDLAARQIGVIDTIRAMSPEELIAALEKLTSLVKAEVADGAQTSDNEGAAAESSAALFIQSLDTIRSLQARAEDNDTTLRSKYSTQGRILRTTVVAQKVQLSRDSAALTEDDKEYSDVMDRLTDHLVAVLSCQAADELFLHEAWLYDSESPHGAVFVPTPGVTTERALARPHDYLSCSCCPANGGLAPTLPAASILYHLYQEAGPLVNVADLWTAFSALVVGEEEDAEDDEGKGKERNALVLFYRGLAELRAMGFVQSTKKKEDHIAKLKWL